In Serinus canaria isolate serCan28SL12 chromosome 5, serCan2020, whole genome shotgun sequence, the following proteins share a genomic window:
- the C5H11orf96 gene encoding uncharacterized protein C11orf96 homolog produces MAAKPAELMGICSSYQAVMPHFVCVSEEFPPPARPAKNPKGKLRRPRQSRFKTQPVTFDEIQEVEEEGVSPMEEEKAKKSFLQSLECLRRSTQNLCLQRDRLGSCRLRNSLDSSDSDSAL; encoded by the coding sequence ATGGCCGCGAAGCCGGCCGAGCTGATGGGCATCTGCTCCAGCTACCAGGCAGTGATGCCGCACTTCGTCTGCGTCTCCGAGGAGttcccgccgcccgcccgccccgccaAGAACCCCAAGGGCAAGCTGCGGCGGCCGCGGCAGTCGCGCTTCAAGACGCAGCCGGTGACTTTCGACGAGATccaggaggtggaggaggagggggtgTCCCccatggaggaggagaaggccAAGAAGTCCTTCCTGCAGTCTCTGGAGTGCCTGCGGCGGAGCACCCAGAACCTGTGCCTGCAGCGGGACCGCCTGGGCAGCTGCCGCCTCCGCAACAGCCTCGACTCCAGCGACTCGGACTCGGCCCTCTGA